From a single Alkalihalophilus pseudofirmus genomic region:
- a CDS encoding AbrB/MazE/SpoVT family DNA-binding domain-containing protein, translated as MRRTKDETLKKLEGNSFYCKLNSRQDITLPYTVRKTLLIEPGVLITVGLVPGTTSIFIKKDIGSLVDNKMVVSENGSIRIPSEITKRAGFCKGDRFRIHVREKDGLILLHKLEM; from the coding sequence ATGCGTAGAACAAAGGATGAAACATTAAAAAAACTAGAAGGGAATTCCTTTTACTGTAAACTTAATAGCAGACAAGATATCACTCTTCCTTATACCGTTCGAAAAACATTACTAATTGAACCAGGCGTATTGATTACTGTTGGTCTGGTACCTGGGACAACAAGCATTTTTATTAAAAAAGATATAGGATCTTTGGTTGATAATAAAATGGTCGTTAGTGAAAATGGCTCTATTCGGATCCCGTCTGAAATAACCAAGCGTGCGGGCTTTTGTAAAGGTGATCGCTTTCGTATTCATGTAAGAGAAAAAGATGGTTTAATACTGCTACACAAATTAGAAATGTAG
- a CDS encoding heavy metal translocating P-type ATPase codes for MTCAACANKIEKGLSRVEGVEEANVNFALEKTTIKYDPSIVDKKEFEAKIEKLGYQVIHDKTEFDISGMTCAACANRIEKRMNKLEGVSSANVNFALETLSVEYDNRAINPNEMVETIKKLGFTLIPKQDARETVDHKEKEIEKQYGKFIFSAILTLPLLWTMVTHFEMTAFLYMPGMFMNPWVQLALATPVQFIVGAQFYKGAYQALKNKSANMDVLVALGTSAAYFYSIYLGWEWMAAGGQGMPELYFEAAAVIITLIVLGKLFEVRAKGRTSQAIQKLLGLQAKTARVIRNEEEVEIPAEEVIVGDVVIIKPGEKVPVDGELIEGRSAIDESMITGESIPVDKSVGDPVIGATINKNGSIKVKATKVGRNTALSQIVKVVEEAQGSKADIQRLVDKVSGIFVPVVVAIAIATFLIWYFIVAPGDLRQALIPMISILVIACPCALGLATPTSIMAGSGRAAEMGLLFKGGEHLENTQNIQTVVLDKTGTVTKGQPELTDVEIAEGFTEENVLYYVGSAEKHSEHPLAQAIVKGIKEKGISLNDSTDFEAIPGYGIRAIVDNKEILAGTRNLMKQHSVPMKNADSLMEELENQGKTAMLIAVEGQFAGIIAVADTVKETSKEAIERMHDLGLEVIMLTGDNERTAKAIASQVGITHVIAEVIPEQKSSEVKKLQKQGKKVAMVGDGINDAPALAVADIGMAIGTGTDVAIEAADITLMRGDLNSVADAIHMSRKTMKNIKQNLFFAFIYNTSAIPIAAVGLLAPWVAGAAMAFSSVSVVLNALRLQKVKFTK; via the coding sequence ATGACATGTGCAGCCTGTGCCAATAAAATAGAAAAAGGGTTATCTAGAGTCGAAGGGGTAGAAGAAGCTAACGTAAACTTTGCCCTTGAGAAAACAACAATTAAGTATGACCCTTCTATCGTTGATAAGAAAGAGTTCGAAGCAAAAATCGAGAAACTAGGATATCAGGTCATTCACGACAAGACAGAATTTGATATATCAGGTATGACATGTGCGGCTTGTGCAAACCGGATTGAGAAAAGAATGAATAAACTAGAGGGCGTTTCATCTGCCAATGTTAACTTTGCCTTAGAAACTCTTTCCGTTGAATATGATAACCGGGCTATTAACCCGAATGAAATGGTAGAAACAATTAAAAAATTAGGATTCACACTCATTCCCAAGCAAGATGCAAGGGAGACGGTCGACCATAAAGAAAAAGAAATTGAAAAGCAATACGGGAAGTTTATCTTCTCAGCCATTCTAACATTACCGCTTTTATGGACGATGGTTACTCATTTTGAAATGACGGCGTTTTTGTATATGCCAGGTATGTTCATGAATCCGTGGGTGCAATTAGCGCTCGCAACACCTGTTCAATTTATTGTAGGTGCTCAATTCTATAAAGGTGCTTACCAAGCTCTAAAAAACAAAAGTGCCAATATGGATGTGCTAGTGGCGCTTGGAACGAGTGCAGCTTATTTTTACAGTATCTATTTAGGATGGGAATGGATGGCAGCCGGAGGTCAAGGGATGCCTGAGCTTTACTTTGAAGCTGCTGCTGTGATCATTACTTTAATTGTGCTAGGAAAGCTGTTTGAAGTTCGTGCCAAAGGCCGCACAAGCCAAGCCATTCAAAAATTGCTTGGTCTTCAAGCCAAAACAGCACGAGTCATCCGGAACGAAGAAGAGGTGGAAATTCCTGCAGAAGAAGTTATTGTGGGAGATGTCGTTATCATCAAGCCAGGTGAAAAAGTTCCAGTTGATGGAGAGTTGATCGAAGGCAGATCTGCGATAGATGAATCAATGATTACAGGTGAGAGTATTCCGGTTGATAAGAGTGTAGGCGATCCGGTGATCGGTGCCACTATTAATAAGAATGGATCGATTAAAGTAAAGGCAACAAAAGTCGGTAGAAATACAGCTTTATCACAAATCGTAAAAGTCGTCGAAGAAGCGCAAGGATCTAAAGCTGACATCCAGCGTTTAGTGGATAAAGTGTCAGGAATCTTTGTTCCAGTCGTAGTAGCTATTGCCATTGCTACATTTCTTATTTGGTATTTTATTGTTGCGCCTGGAGATTTACGTCAAGCATTAATTCCAATGATCTCCATTTTAGTTATTGCCTGCCCATGCGCACTAGGCCTAGCTACTCCAACTTCTATTATGGCGGGATCAGGCCGTGCAGCTGAGATGGGGTTATTATTTAAAGGCGGCGAACACTTAGAAAATACGCAGAACATCCAAACAGTTGTGTTAGATAAAACAGGGACCGTCACAAAAGGACAGCCGGAATTAACGGATGTAGAAATTGCTGAGGGCTTCACTGAAGAAAACGTTTTATATTATGTCGGCTCTGCCGAAAAACATTCAGAGCACCCTTTAGCTCAGGCAATTGTCAAAGGAATTAAAGAAAAAGGGATCAGTCTAAATGACTCAACGGACTTTGAGGCAATTCCAGGCTATGGAATCCGTGCTATTGTCGATAATAAAGAGATTCTAGCTGGGACTAGAAACTTAATGAAACAACATTCTGTTCCTATGAAGAACGCAGATTCTTTAATGGAAGAACTAGAAAACCAAGGGAAGACGGCGATGCTAATAGCTGTGGAAGGGCAATTTGCAGGGATTATCGCGGTTGCTGATACGGTGAAAGAAACCTCAAAAGAAGCAATTGAAAGAATGCATGATTTGGGGCTTGAAGTGATCATGCTAACCGGTGACAATGAACGTACTGCCAAGGCTATTGCCAGCCAAGTTGGGATCACGCACGTCATAGCAGAAGTCATTCCAGAGCAAAAAAGTTCTGAGGTTAAGAAGCTGCAAAAGCAAGGGAAGAAAGTAGCGATGGTTGGTGACGGGATTAATGACGCGCCTGCCCTTGCAGTTGCTGACATCGGAATGGCCATCGGAACAGGTACAGATGTTGCGATTGAAGCGGCAGATATCACACTTATGCGAGGCGACTTAAATAGTGTAGCAGATGCGATTCATATGAGCCGCAAGACGATGAAAAATATCAAGCAAAACTTATTCTTTGCTTTTATTTACAACACATCTGCCATCCCAATTGCTGCAGTCGGCCTGTTAGCCCCGTGGGTTGCAGGTGCTGCAATGGCGTTTAGTTCCGTATCGGTTGTATTAAATGCTCTACGTTTACAGAAGGTGAAGTTTACAAAATAA